The Xenopus laevis strain J_2021 chromosome 4L, Xenopus_laevis_v10.1, whole genome shotgun sequence genomic sequence ATGTCAGTATGACATTTCAAGTGAAAGTATAACAGCCCAAAGGAAGGAGAGATTTTTGTGTTAGACTCAATGATTTTCACATGAACAAAATAATTTACGAAAGTAGTAACATATAGGAACATTCCCAGATTTGTGTGAAACCCTTGGacacattttgttatattattgttattatggtgttgtttttaatttagttttttctgCTAGGAGAGATGAATAcaaactgatatatatttttaagacctgaatAGTGCTGATCCCCTTTTTGCGATTGTATTAGAGATGTttgttgatcgtgcacccaggcaacttactgcatcttatcgagagtgccggttCCATTTAGCtttattgagatatatatatatatatatatatatatatatatatatatatatatatatatacacagaagcATTCCAAATTTGATAGAGATGCATCTGACTACCACAAGGGTTATGTATATGCCTGGATGAGTCATGTTAAGAGATAAATCATCCCAGTATCACTTTGAGGGTAAACGCTATATGTCTGCATGTAGAGGGGATTTTGCCTATAATACTAAACAGGACAAGAAACATGGGTCTGATTTTTTAAATGGGAATGCAACAAGAGGacaataagcaaataatttataacATTTCCTCAAAACGATTAACACCTATAGAGAAATCTGTGTTGACACTGGGTTTGAATTTTTGTCGATTGATTTGTTCCAATTGgatatagatttatatagatttttttgtttaatacggCTTTAGGTTCACTTTAACTTGAGACCCTAAGAGCCTTTGATCACTGAGGAGAATACAAACTGTCTGGATATTGCCTCTTTCAGTTTACATAGCAGGAGTGTGTATGTTGCTCCTACTACATATTACTACCTATATCAGTAATATATCATCTGAAATTAAAGATGTGTGTCAGGTGAGGGGCAGTACCCGAAATGTGACACATAATCTTTCTAAACAACAAAAAAGATGCCTTAAAGGAACTATCACATAGAACTGATATTACTATAAAGCCCTCCGATAGTGATTATGGATACTTCTTGTTATATTTCTGAAATAGAGAGTCAACTTGCTGACCGAGAGGTGTATAAGcctttattatatgatcctcttttGAATATTATACACAAGATTAAGGTATTGTTGGATAATATGGTTGGTGGGGGAGTAATCACAGAGAAATTGAGACAATTATTGACAATAAAAAACTTACACCTACTTTGTATTGTTTGCcgaaattacacaaagatccagCTTGTCCACCCAGTTGACCAATAGTGGCTGGGATTGGCTCCGTTTTTTGCCAACTTGCTACTATGTTGGACAAGACACTGAGCCCACGGATACCAATGGTACCCTCATATGTTAGAGACACAGGACATTTCTTGCAAAAGTTAAATACATTGAAGGGTGTGGGGGGTGAGGATATTATTCTGGCCACATTGGATGTGGCCAGTTTATACACATCCATCCCACATCGTGATAGGTTACTAGCATGCGAGTGGCTACTTAACGAGAGAGCACATTATTCTGGACAGAAACTGGTGTTCTTTCTACAGGCATTGGAGATTATATTGAGCTGTAACTATTTCACTTTTAGGGGAGATTTTTACCTTCAGCTACGTGGAACCACGATGGGATATAATGTCGCCCCATCATATGCCAATGCCTTTATGGCAAGGcttgaagaaatatatatatatatatatatatatatatatatatatatatatatatatatatatatatatatatatatatatatatatatatatataattcagtaagcaggacccgcactcgttcaaattcagtgaaataaaagtgtctttattcacaggttcattttccaacgtttcggtcctcactgggacctttttcaatccttgaaaaaggtcccagtgaggaccgaaacgttggaaaatgaacctgtgaataaagacacttttatttcactgaatttgaacgagtgcgggtcctgcttactgaattgtattacactttgaccaacgcaccaacaTCGATTGAAACAGATCCGGAAGGAGTGCGTCCACTGAaccgacagtatatatatatatatatatatatatatatatatatatatatatatatatatatatatatatatatatatatatatatatatatatatatatatatatatatatatatatatatatctcaaaacgTAGACTTCACCAGGCATTGTTTGGCCTGGTGGAGATACATCGATGATATCTTTATTGTTGGCGGGGTGACGTTGGCTCCCTTCAGTGGTTCCACAGTAGAATTAATGGGGTACATCCCTCCATctctttttcatttacatttcatctccaaaaaataaattttctggaTGTCTTAATATATAGAGACCAAGGTGACCATATACATACTTCACTTTATACAAAGCTATATACTATGCAAGTTATCATCCACCACATACAAAGAAGTTGATCCCCATCAGTCAGCTGACCAGAGTACAGAGACTAGTCAGTGATATTCAAGAAAAAGATATCCAGGGTCACGTTATGTGTCAGAAATTTAGAGAGAGGGGATATCCTGAGAGAATAATCTGACAGGCCCAACATAGGGTTGAGTGCCCTTGGGCCAAGAGTAGACAATCTAATCGTATACCTTTTGTTACTCAATTTCATGCGAATAGTGAAGCTATAGGCAAAGCTATAGCATGTCGGAGGGGAAAGACTATAGGAGCACAAGTTACATCAGCCCAGATGAAAGTTAAAACTAGTAAAACTAGTTAAAAAGTGATGGATGTGGATCAATCAATATGTTAATTATGGGGTAATTTCCTGTATACTGCTTTTAAATTTCACATGTGTAATGCTGTTTTTtatatggcttgataaagggcatatagcttgCCCGAAACTTCGCTGTACTGATGTGTTGAAACttaatatacacttttgcaaagcTTTCAAAGATTTGCGTGCCGCTCCATtcctttctaatatatatattaattaaagaagaaaaaaaattatatatatatatatatttattaaaggaaaaaactaacgtttcggctgtatcacagcctttgtcaaaggctgtgatacagccgaaacgttagttttttctttaataaagtatttatacattcgtaagccctgagagtgctgtTTCTACTTTGGAGGATTGTGCACAGGATTGGACACACGCACCCAGGCCAACAAAGAACCTTAAACGTGAGTGCTGTGAACGTCGggaatatatatatcagttattcagccatagtttcaagaatatctagtaaAGCTAACAAGTTTCAGGTGTTTCTAGAAGAGCAGCAAATACAGCTCATGCTAGCTGCACTTGCAACCCAGGGGCCTAGTTCCACATATTTATTGAGAACCACTACCTTAGCATAGGCTACAACTATGCTGGTGATGGGTATAgcggcagggccggatttcattGGCGGCCACCCCTAGGGCGCAGTCCGAGCACCCGCCACTGGCACTGCTCTAGCTACAGCTGCGTGTCTCCAGGGCACCTCAGCAAGCGgctggacagcatgctgcccctaccAACTTGCCACGATAGGCCCGGCCCTTTGTGTCCTCgccccaaatccgggcctgtatactGCAAGTTTAGCCAGTCCACactaacttaaaaaaaaaggctgaattaTTACCTATTCTTATGCCCAATAAACAAATACTATAGTCACAATTTCCATGGAGGTTTAGGGTCAGTGCTCTTTCAAAAGTCAATATGAAAAATACGTGTagtctatgtatgtaataaatgttTCTGTGAGGTTTAAAGTTAtatcataatataaatatatattaattaatgttatatatctCTACTAGTTGATTAAAATGAACTGCATACTTGATATCagtttacactttttaaaatgcAACATCTTAACTGCAGCACAAATCAGACTTTGGCACTGTTCTTTTGCAGTTGCCCACTTACcagttgtggttaaaaaaaatgctaggGTATGGAACCGGTTATACAGAATAAAACCaaatcctggggttttctgaataagggatcttgcTGAAATccggatctccataccttaagtctactaaaaaataaagtaaacacaataggattgttctgcatCTAATAAGTATTCATTATAGCTCAGTTGGAATCAagaccaatgtattattttattattacagaagaaaaaattatttaaagaaatttgaattatttgattacaatctAGTCTATGTGAGAGGGTcctcccataattcagatctgcataatgggtttcaagataacaTATCCTATACAAAATACAACTACTTTAAAacgtaataaaaaaatattatagtttGATGTCGCTGTTGAGCTTGATACCCCTACCTAATTTGTAGTTGTAAGACACGTCTTAAAAACCTTAACGTTTGCTGTTGCAGGCTGTAAAATGGTTGATCAGCTCTTAatacagaaatcatttaaaagatGAATATAGACCCGAAACATCTGGAAGATTTCCAcaataccttttattacattattctcTTTTCATTTATAATAGGTCTGTAAcagattttttgcacaaaatgtaaAACCAAGCCAAGTTTTTCAGAATTTGGACAAATAATAACCATATTTCCACTAAAGGTATGTACGTTTTAAGAATGTGATAAGCAGGCACAAAAGCAATTAACAGCTGATGTCTAATTACATTTAACAGATGCTACCACAGAATTAACTGTGGGTTACTGTGCTTATCACTGCAGGCTTAGGACTACTGTACAACATACATATATTGTCAATAATGTTCTCTTCCCGTGATCGTAATGcatttaaaggagtaggaaagattataactaagtaagccttatcagaaaggtccacctaaatataccagtaaaccctcaaagtagtgctgctctgagtcctctgtcaaaagaaacactgcatttctttccttctattgtgtacacatgggcttctgtatcagacttcttgccttcagcttaaacctccttaccctgggtgtgagcatgctcagtttgctcctctccccccccctcccttctctgctgtgaTCTGAGCAGAGAGCTagaagtgagcagggagagactcaggcaggaagtgatgtcacaagctattactgcagctgctatcctaaacaaacaatctttttaaaacattctacagaataaatatagcattctagcttgcactattgcagctaatctattggcaataaaatgtatttgtagctttccttctcctttaaaatatttctgaaaatgcAGAGACAAATGCATTCATACCTAGCATTTTTTAGTAATTACAAAGTCACTATGAGGACAGAATTTGTCTTCTTCAGACAGGatcaaacataatataaaatatactatggATACAATTAATTAACTGTTCACTAATTTCATAGCAGAGTTTGTCCTCtatccatatactgtacaattaCTGCAGCCATTATCCTAATAACAGGAGAATATCTCAGCTATGTAACATAATAAATCTGTTTAGTTCTGATTGGGTTAGTTACAAAGGCATTCGGGATGTCGATAACAATACCTAGAAGTAAAGTTTTTAAAGTGAAGTCCATGGATCACAGTTCTCCATAAAATCAGTTTTTAGAGGtctaaaattaaatatgtataattattcGACAAATGAATGTATGGTAATGCAGCAGATTGTAGAATGGCTGTCAAAAATCTTCATAAGAGGCAGCTGCTGATATGATGCTTTGTAGGATAATTTAACAGACACTTTTTCCCCCAGATGTGTTGAAAGTGCTGTCCATTCCTTCCACAATGTAGCACTTCAGATCACAATTAATGCCCTTCATCATATGATGCAAGGAGTCACCACATAGTGTGGCTCCTGAGAACTGGggattttttacattaaaatatataactcAATAACAgcttattgaaaaaaattaaaacaattaattcTTGGTTTCTCCGACAGATATGGTTCGACAGACAGCAGTATTAAGCTGTGCTTAGAAAGTCTCAAATAAAGACAGATCCATCTGTTACTAAAAATGACTCCTAAATATCCGTCCCTCAAGGCTTTAGCTACACAAATCTCATTAAAATATGATACCAGCAAAGGAAAACAGATTtcagggaaattaaaaaaagggaatcagatattttttaatttttaaaacaagGAATAACAAATTGCATAAAGGAAAgtttatttttgattttcatgCTGATGTTGTAACATGATTGGCATTTTAATACAATTAGAATGGATAAAAACTACGAGAACCTTCTCCTTGTTCTTTGCTTGTTCATTAATTACGGATATCAGTGGGGCAACAATCACCTTTTCACAGTGTCTCGCTAATTATCACCAGAGGCCTTTGATATACAAATCAAAGTAcatctatttaaaaatattcttcaaTCTGCTCTGACACaggaaaacacattttcccaAATAGATGAAGGATAATTCGTACACAATTTTTATTAAACTTAATATGATCAACAACAATACCAGTAAGTTTTTAACCCTATAATGGCCACATCATTATAAAGGGTACATACACGGTTTTATAGCTGCCCATAAACAGTAAAGGACATATTTAAAGATCTCAATTAAAACACTGCTATAAATTTTACAAGTGAATATAATTCAAGGCCACTTTCCAATAtataggaattcaaaaatgtaaGTGGTTACTTGTTTTGTAATTGCTATGAAAACAGCATATGTTTGCATTATTTGTACTTCGGCTTCTAATGCCTGAACCAGTTGATTAAAAAAAGGcctgttttaagagtcagaattACAGAACAGAACGGcgttcaatagcaattacatttaaaaataaccttCAAACAACTGAAAACATTTCattgaatgtatattgtaaagttgctttaAACACACATTTAAGATGGATTTGGTGGCCTCAACAAGGTGCTGTTATCATTCCAGAGAAAACTGAAGGGAATAGTATTGCAATGtttcagagcattctgcataatgggttacCAGATAACATATCCTTAATTTGGTCAGAacctaaaattttaattaaagtcGTGGGGACATAAAATACTAATAAATTACATGTCCACGTTAGAATTTCTTTTTGAAACTCAAAAATACCCCTTTCATAGTAGAATATCTGTTCAAATGTTTTAAGAAAGATACATTCTGTCAAGAGCAATCAAgataaactagaattttttttttttagatcaatcAATCACCAATCTTTTAAATCTCTACACACCTGCACAGAAAGACAAATGTAGCAAATATTCGTATGATCAAGGTTCTATTGTATCTGTGTGGTCTTACAGGAATATAGCTCCAGTCTTTCTCACAATAGCAAGGTAAATGCACAAGAACATGGATTAAATCACAGccgtggcaaaaaaaaacatccaggTGGTGGGCCATATCAGGATGCTACAATGGTTAAGACCTgtcaacaattggatcacaaaTTGGGATGTGCAGGCACGTCGAAAAGGACTGCATCCACATCTTAACTTGGTCCTCTCTTGATGAGATTTTCCAGCTAGCCTTAACAATATTTGGTCAAGCTACAACTGGATCTGTGTTATATGTGGACCAATAAGAGTCAGCAGGCAAAGTCAATCCATTCATGGTAAATTTTCTGTTGACCGTAGAGAACTGGAAAGACTTAAAAATCTAATATTCACAAAGCCACCATTTTATTAAGATTTCAACAAAATCCAGTGACTAACCTTTGTGATGGGGTAAAGCTGGCTACATATAGACATGGAAAGCGactttaaaaacaataatcaGAGGCCAATGTTTAACAGCAGTCAATTATGAGATTTAACTTGCAGGTACATTTCTGGAAAGAATAGGgaatacaaatatgttttatatttagatTAGGTATATATTACTGTAAGTATACACAGCTAAAAGCACAATTGCCTGTAAGGAAATACATTCGTTTgggggatttttcttttttaagttggtgaacttttcagtaaaaaatactTATTCAAGCTGGTGACACcttccaggaaaaaaaatatttagtaaatGCAACAGCATATACATTAGAAACGATCAACTATGGGTAAAGCAATAAATAATGTCTGGTAAAGGTGTTAACTTCATGGAATGCCACAGAGGTCTCtaccataattttttttgggatgCCATTGGCACTGATGTGTTCATTATTAACACATTTAAACCGCAGAGTCTGCTGGAAACTCCCATGTAATTGGGAGGATTTGATGTTAAGATTAGCGGTCACTGATTTTTGTATTATGCTTTTCCCGAATTAGACACAgctataaaataacatatttcaaCAATTGAATTGCATTGCCTATGAACAGTTTCTTTTTCTACCATTATATGAAACAGTATCCTAGCACACCTGCTGTTACACAGTGGGAAAGAAATATGTAATGCAaacttttcaaaaaacattttatggttacacattctacagaatttctgtctaaaatatttttttcctcagTTAACGGTCACCTAATCTAGGATATTCATGTCAGTATTTGAATACTCTTCGTGTGATTCGTCAACCAAAGTATATTACTTTGATTAATCCGTTATAAATCCAGACatttaaactgttacaataaaTAATTTGTAGAGGTTTCAGAGAAAAGCAGCATCCTGGGGCTTGTGCAGATATGATCCTTTGCTGCATTTAGATGGAACATGAGTTAGCACGTTTTCGAGGTTTAGGATCCCGCTCATTCATGTCTTTAGAGCACATACAAGGTGAACACATAGTTTCTGATAGCCTCCTGAGTCCTAGACGGAAAACACTATTGGACAAACTGTATATGACACAGTTACAGAAACTATTGCTTATAGCCAACCAAGTGGTAAGAAAGGAAAGAGTAGGATTATCCAGTGTTCGCCAACTTTCCAACAAAAAGTAGATGATGTATGGGAGCCACAGCATGTAGAAAACGCTGGTTATCCGAAACAATACCATGGCATAACGCCCATCAGGGCTGTGACCCGGCCCAGTTTCACCAGCCGTTTCAGTTTCGTTGCTGGGGAAGCGTGCTCGGCGATCACAAATTTCTTTGGTATGCTGTCTACATATACGAAAAATATGAAAGTATGTAAAACAAATAACCAGTGCTGCAGGTGCATACAGCAGGCACACAATGAAGCCAGTAAAATAAGCACTGGTATGCCAGGCAATGGCACACCACTGAAAGATGTCACCATGATATCCAGGTTTACCCCAACCAAAAAAAGATGGCAGGAAGATCAAACAAGAATAGATCCAAATGAGTATAATACAGAGACGCAATCGGCAGGGTGTTACTAGTTGGTTGTAAGAAAGGGGCTTGGTGATGGCCAGGTATCGATCCACACTGATAAATGCTAAACAAGCCATGGAAACACTCTTCAGCACAGAAATAATGTAGCCAAACACTTGACATGTTAGGGACTCATGGACACCTGTGGAATAATGAAGAAGTGACAGAGTAGGCACCAAGCAACTAACTCCGACCAACAAGTCTGCATATGCCATTGTCTGGATGAAATAACTGGTAGTATAATGGTGCAAAAGAGGTGCACAATGAAATACAAAAATTACAGTCAAGTTACCAGTGATTATCAAAAAGGTTAGCAGCACAATAATAGAGGTCTCCAGGATGCATACGTCCACGGAACTGTAGTGTCCAAAACCTAAAGGACAGGGGTGATGTCCAGAGGTATTCAGTACATATCCACTTGTGTTAACTGTCCTCCAATCATTTAACTGTGACTGGTTCATGGTTTGACTTACTGGTCAGCTGATGAGAAACTGCAACACACCGCCTAAAAGTGCAGGCAGAAAAAGCCCCTCTAAAAAGTGGGTAAGCAACCCTCCACTTCTGAGGCTCAGGACATATTTTCTCAATCTGTTCCATCAGCAAAATTGCCACCGACAATCCCTTTTGAATGTTTCCAAACCTAGCTCACCTTTTCATTTCAAGACATGgaagaaacaaaaaggaaacaattgCAGCGGAGAAACTTGGTGGAATCAACTAAGAATAGGCTGCTGGCTGACTCTCTCTCATTTTCTTTATCCATTCTTAGCAAGAACAAAACACAGATGCTAAAGAGGAAAGATTCTGTATCCGGAACCATGGATGAAGGAAACTAAAATtagaatacaaaaatgaaaagagaTAGAAAATCCAGATGAAAACAGTTTCTATGATTATGTTCATTTCATGTTTTGGAGGTGGTCATGTGGCTGTTTAATTCCCCTGTGATAGTTTATCTTTAGACCAGAACATTTGAATAAGAGGGAGGGGAAGTCAAGAAACAGCTTAAAATATCTCAGCATCTCAGGCCTGAACGGCTTAAAATTGCCAAGCTGTCCAGGTCTGTAAAGGTGTGGGTGGGTAggcaaaacagggttttttttttttttttttttttaaaatgatcattaacaatttatttaaaattcactTAAAAAACCTATAAggatgtagattttttttaacagtttgatAGAGAAGAAACAATCATTTAGAGAGCTCTGAAAAACATCTAGGGGAACTGgagatgtaaatatatatatatatatatatttttatataaattatatattatataaattattataaaaaaatattttatttatatatatatatatatataatatatatatatatttttttttttttttaaaccaaggcTGCCTTACAATGGAAAGCTTTAATACAGTTTATTGAACGACACATGATTTCCATTTGTAAAACTTTGCACGCACTGAAAATTTTTCTTACTTGGCAAAAATAACATGTTTCTTTAATGTGTGATGATGATATTTGCAGcagcataaaaaaaagaataaaattcaCAATATAGTTTGAATAACCTAGAATTATTTTACatgaaaacagtaaaatatattttgtctaattggtttaatttttaatggttattgaatatacaaattagatATTACCATTATTTTAACACAATATCCCCTATATAAAGTTAAACTGGAAATGAAAGGATTGAAGTGTGCTTTAAACTGCTTACATGCAGTGTGCATGTTCCTAATCTAGTATATAATGGGTTAAGGGGCTACAAAGCTGAAAGTTCATACAAATGTTACAAAGACAATTCCTGAGGAATGACAGAAAATAACTTCACCTATCCCTGCTCTCTGTTGCAGGCAGATTCAGGAAGTAGAATGCCACATTAAAGGATACCCAAGGTCATTTTCAGACCaggttacataattacatagtttatttggattataaaaaaagacaatggtccattaagttcaaccatTTAGTGTATCTCTCAGTATTACTAAACCATATTAGGCAAAAAATGTCTCTCAGGAGTATGTATGTACAGTCATACACAACACagattacatatatttatataaatacacacattcgCACATACATACAGGTGTTGGAAGCGGACATTAACCTGCTTCTCAAAGCTCTTCCAAGACTGTTACCTTTTAAGACATACAAAGGAAGTAAGTGGCAGTCCATAAGATATCTTCTTAAATCAGAAATGACAAACCCCTCCTTTGATTGTTggggcatgctgggaactgtagttcacaACAGCTGGAGAGACAGGCAAGCCTACCTTGAAGGAATGTTGGTAGCAGCACAAAAGCTCAAGCAGTTTTGTGAAAGCTTTCTTTGTCTCATCCGTAAGTTATCTTGCTTCTAGCCATGCAGGAACACATTCCTCTATCCCTTGACTGTTTCAATAAGCCAAAAAGGTGCTTGCCTGCCTGTATCGCTTCCCCACCCCTTTATCCTAGCTTTTTTTCAACTACGGAGCTTCACCTTCTGCTATAACCTCCTAGTGGCCTTAATACAGTGATTGTAGGCAGAGCTTCTCACCTAGGCTTGCTGCCAGCTGAGCTGTCAGATTGGTACTGAAGTCTTGCTAGTGAGATGCAGTGTGTGCAGAGGCTGTCGCTATTGCTCATATTCTCAGTGTCTCTTTCCTTTTCACTCTTAGTATTATTAGTGCTTGCACCTGAGCCCCCTGCTCCTCCCCCACATGCTTTCCTCCTCCCATCTTCTCTCCACCCCCTCTTCTCTCCTGCATAGGCTGTTGCAGGGCTCAACATAAGAAAGGTGACTCGGTCTCTGTCCCAATCAGCAGCGCAGCCAATGGATACTGCTGGCTGGAATTGTCACTAGGTAACAGTTGCCAGGACACACAGTATTAATGTCACAAACCATCATTAAATATTACAAGCTAATGACAAGCACcacttatttttctatatttactgCATATTAAGGCACTATATATGTGTTTAGTGCCCCATTATattgttccagttttttcccacatTGCCATATGTACTTGAATGCATGCCTACCACAATAGATTCCATATTATGTGCATCCCATCCCAATACTGCCTTTCACAGATCTATGTACTGCTCCCTGCAGTATAGCAGCCAGATTTGAAATGACCCAGCAGTAGCCCCTAGATAATGTGTATACAATTCAAGCAAAGGTTAAAATGCTTGCACTACAAACAACAATAGCTGCAGCCAGTGAACAGTAATTTGAGTGCTCCTGTCACAGGAggatgtattaattattaattcaaataaaatagcagtgctaaacattgcATTCAGAAGGGCACTTGATGTCGTTTCTAAAAAAAGCAATGTGATGCATAGGCTGTCAGTAGCGGAATCTGCAGCTTGCAAGCAGTGCACAGCACCATACAGAGAAAGAATAATACAACAATCATACTGCACATCCTTTTCAGTATACACATTCTACTGTATTAACAGGAACTAGCAATTACTACCTAAAATACAAAATAGATGCCTGAACCAATTGTTATATACTGCTTAGTACCCAATGTGTCTCAGTGTTTTTCTATCCTAccttaacaaacaaacaaaaaactgatattgaatataatttaaaatactgAAAACAGTAATGCCTATGGCACACAATGCATATTCTCTGCTGGCCAGAGAAGCTCCCAA encodes the following:
- the gpr52.L gene encoding G-protein coupled receptor 52; translated protein: MNQSQLNDWRTVNTSGYVLNTSGHHPCPLGFGHYSSVDVCILETSIIVLLTFLIITGNLTVIFVFHCAPLLHHYTTSYFIQTMAYADLLVGVSCLVPTLSLLHYSTGVHESLTCQVFGYIISVLKSVSMACLAFISVDRYLAITKPLSYNQLVTPCRLRLCIILIWIYSCLIFLPSFFGWGKPGYHGDIFQWCAIAWHTSAYFTGFIVCLLYAPAALVICFTYFHIFRICRQHTKEICDRRARFPSNETETAGETGPGHSPDGRYAMVLFRITSVFYMLWLPYIIYFLLESWRTLDNPTLSFLTTWLAISNSFCNCVIYSLSNSVFRLGLRRLSETMCSPCMCSKDMNERDPKPRKRANSCSI